The proteins below are encoded in one region of Leptospira noumeaensis:
- a CDS encoding TetR/AcrR family transcriptional regulator: MKPKQKILESSFALFREKGFQATGIAEILEKAGAYKKTLYDHFPSKDDIGFEYLNYLSEQQRVVMLKVLAKASDMSDFIEKWVNFIVRNQRNTSRKDCPIALFSGEISHLSQFDSYRNKAVHHVLETVETCILNFAPNLRSDQVRALSYELYMSYLGGLRLYALTKDRKVIERMKSQMIVSAERIIKN; encoded by the coding sequence TTGAAACCCAAACAAAAAATCTTAGAAAGTTCCTTTGCTTTGTTTCGCGAAAAAGGATTCCAAGCCACAGGGATTGCCGAGATCTTAGAAAAGGCCGGCGCCTATAAAAAAACTCTCTACGATCATTTCCCATCAAAGGATGATATTGGGTTTGAATATTTAAATTATCTTTCCGAACAACAACGTGTTGTGATGCTAAAGGTTCTAGCCAAAGCCAGTGATATGTCTGACTTCATCGAAAAATGGGTCAACTTCATTGTTAGGAACCAAAGGAATACTTCTAGAAAGGATTGCCCCATTGCCCTATTTTCTGGTGAAATTTCTCATTTGAGTCAATTTGATTCGTATAGAAATAAAGCCGTCCACCATGTTTTGGAAACTGTGGAAACTTGTATTTTAAACTTTGCTCCAAATTTACGTTCTGACCAAGTGAGGGCTCTCAGTTATGAATTGTACATGAGTTATCTGGGTGGGCTCAGGTTGTATGCTTTAACCAAAGATCGTAAAGTGATTGAAAGGATGAAATCACAAATGATCGTTTCCGCAGAACGTATCATCAAAAATTAA
- a CDS encoding DUF4349 domain-containing protein: MEISKKFITSLVFLGLTFSFTQCSSAKGMKRESQKDFSYDEAERFAPSVAAAPKATPSAEISQNTSKPIKRMMVYSVNVNLQSKEIESKVTEVIKLAESFGGYALQYSSNGSVNLKIPAEKLKQFLFTLRNQSQNYSEEVSAQDVTEDFTDTEIRMENALKMRIRLLEILKTAKTLEETLKVEAELNKVSESIERFEGRLKYLSNAIQLSSVHVQVRQKWEPTVQKEYKPGPLGLPFYYLYVGLGKVKDGVLWLFVQEIPKEKTEIPE, from the coding sequence ATGGAAATTTCTAAAAAATTCATAACATCTCTCGTTTTCCTGGGGCTAACCTTTAGTTTTACCCAGTGTTCCTCTGCCAAAGGAATGAAAAGAGAAAGTCAGAAAGATTTTTCATACGATGAAGCAGAACGTTTTGCTCCATCGGTGGCTGCGGCGCCTAAGGCAACTCCTTCGGCGGAGATTTCACAAAATACATCAAAACCAATTAAACGAATGATGGTGTATTCTGTGAATGTCAATTTACAATCCAAAGAAATTGAATCCAAAGTCACAGAAGTAATCAAACTTGCCGAGTCATTCGGAGGTTATGCACTCCAATACAGTTCGAATGGAAGTGTGAACTTAAAAATTCCTGCAGAAAAACTAAAACAGTTTTTATTTACCTTACGAAACCAATCACAAAATTATTCAGAGGAAGTTTCTGCTCAAGATGTAACAGAAGATTTTACTGATACAGAAATCCGTATGGAGAATGCTCTCAAAATGCGGATCCGACTTTTAGAAATATTAAAAACGGCGAAAACACTGGAAGAAACTTTGAAAGTGGAAGCGGAATTGAACAAAGTATCCGAATCCATCGAGAGATTTGAAGGAAGATTAAAATATCTTTCGAATGCAATCCAACTCTCTTCAGTGCATGTACAAGTTCGCCAAAAATGGGAACCTACCGTACAAAAAGAATACAAACCTGGTCCGCTAGGGTTACCTTTTTATTATCTCTATGTAGGTCTTGGAAAAGTGAAAGATGGAGTTCTTTGGCTTTTTGTCCAAGAAATTCCTAAGGAAAAAACAGAAATCCCTGAATAA